TCCTGGGTTTTTGGGACTACGCTGTAATATCTTAATGCTTCAGATATAGAGCTATGGCCAATATACTTTTGTGTACACACTGTGTGATGATATCTAGGGCTCCTGTAACTTTATCTCGCATATCCATTTCAATACGAAGTCACATGGGGCGTCATTCCATGTCTTTAAGGGGATGTCATAAGGGTAGGTAGCAGCGCAGTCTTCGGAACCCGAATCGTTAGGCTCTCCATCAAACCAGTACCTTCAAACCAGTGCAGAATggacattaaatacattttcttccttGCGACAGTAACTGTAGTAATGTTTCACAGTTAATCAATGGGGTCACTGACATACAGTAATTACAGAACTGTCCTCAATAAACAGTCAAATCAGGCTGGACAAGCAGCATCACATGAGACTTACTGTTACTGTCCAAAAAAACTGGGCTGTGAGAGAAAGTGTCTCCCAGGACAATCGGCTTCATTCGCTGATTTCACATGTTGGAACATTGTGAGTATAGGGCCAACTCTTGTCACATTGCCCatggttattttaaaataatttcatactTCTATGGGACATGCACTGCTCAAGTTGGCATGCTGGCGTGTGTTCACCGTGTGTACATATTTGTAGGTGTCACTGACGGCTCTTACCCTTGGGTCAGCGCTGTTCCATTCAACCACTTCCACACTCCTTCCGTTTCAACATCTCTCAGTCCTATCCAGTATcctgatgtgtatgtgtgtccaggGCGTCTCCTCTTTCCGTTTAAGATTCTGCTGATAAACTCCTGGACGTGCGGACACAGAACAGGAAAACAGCATTCACCTTCTCTTGCATTCCTTTCAACACTGGATCCAAGCACATCCACTGTACTCACATGGTCCAACAAGATGCTGAATTAGCATTGAAGGCACCACAAGGATACGCAAAAATGTTATATGGGCaattgattttaattatttacacttttgataaaataattcctacaaattaaatgatgaacacaaagtaaaatatttaattgtttgtatttcaatttcCCCACTGAAAGTTTTAGATTAATTTTGGATAGGCActttacataataaataatagcaCTGGGAAAGTAGTTCATGGGCAGCATAAATTATATCTTCAATTTCTCCAGCTagccttaattttttttaagagtgAAGCTCATCATTTCTCATGACTGATACTGATACAGTAATCCAGAGTCAAACCTGCTTTTCTTGGCTGTCTATCTCTGCCAGGTCAGCTCCAGATTTCTTGCACTCCTCACGACTCTGTTGCCATGTTAGCTTTTGACCAGCATCAGTTGGAGGGAAGAAATAACAGGAGGAGTGCAGCAGCTCCCATCCTGCTGGACAACGTTCACAGTTCTTTTCTGTATCAAAAGCACAAGGGAGGACAGCAAATGGTAGGGATCCATGATGGTGCTCGTGCATTTCTAACATTTGGTCATAAGTTAGGCAGAAATCCTTCCTGACCCACAATCCATCTTACCTAGTGCAGTGACACGTGTCTGAAGTTTAGTTTGCTCGTTCATCAGGTCCTTCTTGTGTTCTTGCAGAAGTTCCTTCTCCTGcctgtccctgtctctttctctctgcatgCTGTCTCTGGCATTGACAGTTTCCTGATAGCTTGTCTGCACCTTCATCAGAACTGTAGTCAGCAGGTCATAGTTGCCTAACAGTTGCTTCAGGTTGCTGTTTGCCACTGATGAATTCTGTGAcagaaaaatgtgcttttcgCTGAGCCCTTTATCTGTGAAGGAGGGAAATCCAACGTTTATGCgaactgcttttttaaatacaataggAAAGGACATGTCCAGATAAgcctttttaatgaaaagggCAGTCATACTTACAGCTGATGCACAGACCTATGATGACAGCCatcaacacagcacacagtatCCCAAGGATCATTGCACTCAGCCTGTAAATTTGATTGCTGGGCCCATTTATGTCTCTAACCATGGAAACTGGATGCAGGAATAAATTAGTATTAGTTGATCCCTGATTCCTTTACTCTGCACATTCTACAATGGGAGAGCCCACTGACTGTAGGAAGTATTGTTGGTTGATTGAGTTGACTTAGTGGAGGAATTCACCCCTTAGGACTAAGCAAAAAAACTAGTACCCCCTTATCTATTAAAATGTTCACTTTGCTAACTACTTAGCTTGCAGTGCATTAGCCAGCAGGCTAATAATAGGTATTACTGTCTAACACAGATTATACGCGAATAAGCACAGTTATGTATGTTTAGCCTTGTATCCAGTAAAGTGGATATGTCCAAATGATATCTAAACCAGAAACAGATTGACGCGGGTTTTTCTGGTCTACTGTTCTTGCCATTACAATGGTCTGAATTTAATGTGGAAAACAAGGAACACTGAGTCTACTTCTGCCTCCTCATCTTTTACCCTTATCAAACATATGGAAAATACTATAGTACCAATGTATTTTAGCATTCTCCATTCTTGCTTTTTAGTCCTTAGACCACACGGGGACCCAAACCACTCTACATCGATGAGGGgtgcatatgtatatacagGCTAGCTGACATTTCTGTAGTTTCTGAAGTCCTCATATCATAATATTTTGGATGAATAAAGGGAAATACTGTGAAATAAagattttgccaaaaaaaaataataataataataatagatattTACAAAGTGTCCAGACTTGACTTGGTCTATTTGCAACTTGCACTCACTGCAAAACATGTAGCTCCCTGTCAGCAATAACTTATAACATTTATACAGACCACTTACCCTCACTGTCCAGCACAGACTAGCTTTTATACTCTTCAGCCTCCCGCTAAAGTGGAGGGACAAACCACATTCAAATTCCCACAGGGCAATCAGTTAAACAAGCGAAGTTCACACGCGCCCCTCTTGCAAAACACAGTAGGCGCGCTTATTCCTTTAACAATGCGCGTGCCATAGCGCACCGTTTGCCAGTTGGAAACCAGATGCGTAGATCGACAAAGAGTTGAGCGTAAGTAATTAATGAAAAGCAGTTCAAATTTAAACAGCGTTTATACAATACTCGCAGCTGATCCGTGCCACTTTAATTAATTGTGTACTTATTAATTCACATATCCATGCAAcagtcataaaataaatgatgtaCAGTGAATTATTAGAGTCcttgaaagtttatttttaaagtgtgaaaTGGTCCGGGAGTGAAAAATGCGGAAGTGGCGGGTTTGAGCGCTTCAATGCTTGAAGGCCCGCTCATGATAATATGCGCTTCAGCACATAAAGGCGCGCTCGTGATAATATGTGCCCGCATCATTATCACACACTACCTCTAGCAACTTTGTACGCCAGTTTAAGTGAATTAACTTGAATTCACTTACAAACACGCAAAGCCCTCCAGGAATCAAATTAGCTTCCCCTACCGTGACCTCTTTTGGATAAAATTGTACAGTAATTTGGATGGAATTCTTTATCATCAAAGTGTATTTACTCATCAGTCAATCGACATTGTGTTGTTCTGCAAAGGATTCAAGGTATTTTAAAACTTGGCTTTGGATTTACTGTTGGTAAGGCAGGCTACAATGCGAGGCCCAGGAGGTCACACACTTTGACACACTTTGACTTCATGCTTAGCTGTCCCATTCAAACTGATCCACAGCATTTTCCAGAATCCAGAATTTTCTGCTTTTCAAATTAATGTCAGTTTGACATTTTCTTCAAATCCATCATTAACTTTTGCAATATTTCTACAGAACAGCTCCTCCCCAATCTGGTAAAATTAATACGgttgttctttttgaaattgtagCAGTGTTAAAGTCcattacaaaacaaacattaacacaAGCCGACATCTAAAGCTAAACTGTATCAACTGAACAAAGTAGATAACATTGGAGAATCATAGTTATATAAAACAGGCAGAAAATATTCTTCTCCCTTGGTATACTTTAGTTGGTATTATTattcaaatcatttttgaatATGCACTAATTGAGGCTTGAAGATCATCAAaaagattataataataatacatcaatCAATAGATCACAGATTGGCATGAATAAATTCTAACTAAAAGCAAAATTTTCTACCCTTCCATTTAGTTCTTCAAATTCTCAAAGATATGCTTCCGTTGCATTTATGTGAAAGTATTTACAAgaatgaggggagggggagtaaattaatggatttttttaagACTGAAATTTCACCTAGGACTGTTAATGGGAAATATCATTGTTTGAAAAATACCACAACAATACATTCATGAGCGGCACAAATGAACCAACAAACCTTAAATTGCCCTTACCTTTGTCCCTTATTTTGGGGCAGCCATGGGGAGGATGGAGTTCATTATCATCTTCATTGGTCAGTTTATTATGCATGTCCTCAGGCTTATTCTTTGTATATACCACTGAATCCTTTGTCTTTATGTATATCTATGTCAGTATTATGGttgtttgtgtctctgctctCAGCATTGAGTGAGTGGGGCTGTAGTTTGTGTTTACCCAGTTAATCAATGATGTCAGCACTGGAGGTGGGCATTGCGAGTGTGTTTACATTTCTTGGCTGTGTCCATGTGAGGAATATTGCatgttgaatattttatttctaagaAAATGCTCTTGTATTTACACGTAAGTttgtttgtactttttaaaatagaatgtaCATCATTGACACATTCGATGCCTGTAAAACAATCGCATTAAAACTATATTGTCTATTGTAATAATGGCTCAGATGAAGGCCGATTGTTGAAACGTTTGCTTTTGAGATTTtatgttgaaatttttttttcatgattcaCTTGAGTGCTATATGCACCACAGTTCATATAGATAGATAGTTTATTTTGTCCTCAAGGAGGAAATTATTTTCCACAATAGGTGCATACATAACACAAACAGGTAATACATACAGAATTATACAGAAATTATACAAAATACAGGATTTACAGGAACCCTTAATAACAGGGGGTCACACAACAGAGACAAAAGACATGGATTGACACTACACACCACAGACTGGATTTCTTGTAACTTGAGAGGAGGTTACTTATATATTCTTTTTGCTAGACCTCGGTGTCTCTTCACTTGTAGTTTACAGACAGCACATTTTCCCCTTTTATGCCTATATCAATCAATGCCTGCTGGTTTACCCAGCTTTCCAGTACCTTTCTTATCCAAGCATCATTAAACTCCTGGTCTTAAATCTGTGTACTCTAACTGATTCAGGGGTCTGTAACTGTGACTTACAGTGAGTATGTgatgctatatattttttaaaaacctgacatTCTGTACAGCCCATCATTTGTAATTTTAGTGAAAAGCTGCCTGCACCTGTCATGGATTTTTTGCATCCAGAAATCGTAAGAACAGTAGCTTTCTCCCCTGTCTTTGCAGAATGCTAGCACCGGTAATTAACAGCTAGGTTTGTGGTGAGGAGTCGAAGGATGTCAATAAGTTGCGTTGTTATGTACGTTGAAAGGGAGTGAAGGTGCTGGAAGAGGTGTGGTGAATGATTAGCCTCTCAGGAAGTTTCCATTCATCTCCACTTCCCTACTTCCCTCTTAACAGCCATTCTTTTTCATCACATCCACTCCTCTTCTCAGGAATATATGATGAAATTTCAACTTTTCACACTCTCAGTTCTCTTCATCAGTCAATTACCACACAATATTGATTTGTTCCTAGCAATAGCCATTAAGGGCACAAAAGCTGGGATTCATTTATTCCAGACTAGTGCCATAAATGTACTTTAATcctatttcatttcatttcattaaattgCAAATTAAATGGTTAAATTAAATATCTTTGGTTGTCTGTGAATTAGATTCTGATAATTCGATTCCGggattatttttctctttttcatgtGGGCGACTCAGTGAAGCCAGTTCTTGTTCGGAAAGTTTCTTTTTAGGGACTCATTACTTTGGCTTGCAATATACAAGTGAAAAACAAGCAGACTGGCAAGAGCACgcatgtatttgcattttctgaGGAGATAAatttatccagggtgacttacatTACTTTTTGTTTGACATAGTGTATCAAAGTATATGTGTGCAAGATATGCGTATGGTATGTTGGGTGTGTGACATGGCTTGAGATTTGCGGTTCTTATTTTTAAGATACTATTGTACTTCTCTTGAACTGGTGAGGAATAGAATGCCATACAGTTTGCCATGTCTACCTTCTGACATTCATTACTATTGATTTATAATGTGGTTTTGACACAAATATTGTGTGGTTTTGGAAGTTTCAAAGCCTACTTGCAGGGTATATAACTTTGAAGTTTaagtatttcaatttttttgacataatagaAGTGTTTtagatgacaaaaacatgttgcattgaaaatatttccaaaaatattctttcatttttattgaaagtcCCTCGTAGAGTAGATTTCACCATAGAAAAATGTATGAGAATATATGATTCTTGAGATTAAGGCCAGAGACCAAATATTAATTGCCTGGTCGTAGGAGGATATGATACTGGGATAAAATATCATCCtgtttttcctgtattttttccTGTAAGTGATTCTTCTGTGTAATTCATTACAGACCCTCATATATTTTGCACAGTTTTCTTATATGAACAGGTTGAAAGGATCGCAGCCTGGTGTGATTTGACTGTATGACACTTTACAGTATGACACTGGATATGCAGTAACAGcgagtgcagtgcagtgcagtgccttGCTGTCGGGAGAGAGAAGCtggagtgtgagtgagagcctGTGGGGCGTTATCACGCTGCTCCAGTCTCGGTGCTCCGAAATAAATTCCCTGATTTGGGCTGCGCGCCGTGCTCTGCGCGGGAGGAATGcggagggggggccggggggaacGGGggcccggagggggggggggggggggtgcactgcCCTGGGTCAGCAGATGGGCCTGCGATTATTATTTCCAGCCCGTGCTACCTGACCGTTTCTTCGCTCCGCCCGCAGCTGCTTCGCTCGCGTCGGCGAGCCGCTGGCACGCACGGCCATTCTTCTTCTGTTCTGCACTCTCTGCGTAATATAAATCTTTGCTGCGAACCCTTCCCCCGCCTCCCGGCTCTGTCCACCTGTGTCGCAGCCCAGAAAAATCTCTAAATTGTGCTGGAATACATATATATTCTGTGggtcattatttgtttttcagcagcCAAAACTAGATTAAGTCAGTTCCCAAGCTTTAATTGTATTAGGAAATGTTAATGAGAAAGCTTAATGATGGCaacaggtcatgtgacccatgTAAAGGTAgtgaaaaaatggaaacacaaaaTCTAATGCACGGACATCCAGATCCTGGAGTAGATGCTTCTGCCCACTGTTGCCCTTTGCTGATAATGTCCCTTTCTCACAGTTCCATGCTCGCATCACCAATAGAAATCATTGTAAGTAAATTAAGAGCAAAGTCAGGTGTCTTGGTCACTGATGCTTCTGCCAAACATGGCCCGACAATCAGCCCTCTTTCAAAGTCTTTTCAAAGTCACTGAGGCCTCGCCTTGCCTCCAGACACCGACCCAGTTTGGTCTGAGAATAGAGATTTGATGGCAATTTTAATGTGATTTCGGTGTGACCTGCCCAAAAGAACAAGGTCTCATCAATGTGTGCTTGGACCAGTTGCAAAGCTTCAGCCTGTATGACATTTATTAGAAGAGGTCTCTCAGTGATATTAATAGCCAACATGACTACACTGTCTTACATTTTAACTGGCCAATAGTAAATCTTGGGCATTTTAATTTGCTCTGTGTCCATCTGGTtattgaatatactgtataaaaatattggtgtattataacatttttgttttctccacCATGGCATTCTGAAAATAGTTTTAATAAGTAAAAAACACCATATTTCTAGTTAATCATGTTGTAAGTTTAGTGAAATTGTAATCTAATTCAGtctgaaaaaagtttttggaAGTAATGTTAGTGAAAGTGTTGAGAAACCCTAGAACAGACTGCATTAGTATGCAAAGTTCTACACCTCACACTAAGAATAGGTTCTCTCAAACTAGGGCGGATATTCCATCTTGAATGCCATAGAAAGGACACAGACGCTCACTCTTTGTGAGTGTAATAGCAACGTCTCGATATGGTGGCTAAATTTACTCAGTCTCATcaggaatacatttttaccTTATTTTTCTGGATCTGTACTGTACCTTATTGTACTGGATCAAAAATGAGCGCCAATAACTTACTACCAATATCTTTGAGGTACCCCAGCACATTTACAGACAACCAGCGATGCCAAGAATTCAATGTGGCCATGTCACCAATGTCACTTGTAATGAATGaggcaatttttgtttttataactAGAAATTTAAATGAGGGAAACGGTTACAGTTTGAatgcaaagaagaagaaaaaagaatataGCAGGGCTCTTTTGGTTCTTCACTATGACCAAACAGAAAATGCCCTAACAGAGTGATGGGTCCTATGCTCTTTCATATGATTTTTTGAGATGTTAATATAATgtcttaattaattaaaaatcatgTGGCTCATCAAAAATCTTGGGGATTCCCAGATAAATTAGCCAAATTTCTAATATTGCTATGGATCCGATACAATATAATTGGCTAAACGAATCCTCCCTCATCCCCACCTGCGATGAGCATGTTGGCTCAAATTATTGTACTAACCCTAAACTGAATTCTTTGAGACCCAAGAAAGGTATGATATAGTATAAAGGCAAGCCATTTATTACAAGTACCGCAGTCAAATTTTCACTTAAAATCACTTGGGTGACAGTGGTGGAAATTATAAAATGCGTTTCTGAGGAGCTGTCTCTTGCCGTTTGCTGTCTGTAGGCTGGATGGCAAGCACACTCTGAGGAAACAGGTGTAAGGAAATACCACAGGAGCAGTTAATTCACAGAGGAAAGGAGAACTCCTCCACAACTGGAAAAGTGTTTGATACTCATATTAaaacccactcctcctcctaTGTGTTCTAGCAGTGCACTGTGTGCATTCTACAGCGTGACAGACGAGCAGCAGTTTCATTCCTTTTCTGTGCCCAGATTTTTACatgctctttgtttttgtttttttccatattttccatttatccTTTTCCATCTTTTCTGTGTATCGCCTTAACTGGATGTGACAAAAcatttccaatgtttttttaatacatttttattattattattattattattattattattaataaaacaagaGCGAAATGATGTGCTCCTCCTTCCAGAACCATGAGAAACTGAAGTTACCAGGTGCTGATACACTGCCATTACTGGAAGTCAGGCATGCAGGCTCTGACTGGGCCATTTTTCTCTCCACATGGCTGTGCAGTCGCAGTCAGACTCGGGCCTCCTCCCTGCATCGCTCCGCGCGACACGCCCTCACACGGAAGAAACGCACGGAAATGAATTATGGAAATTTTGATGAGACGTTTTTGCAGCTTTACTTTTCATTTGGCTCCACCGTGTCCCAAGGCGTTTCTCCCGCCCACCGAGTAATGAAGTCAGAAATATCGGTCCTGGCGAGGAAGACGATGTGCACCGCTCTAACTTAACGTTGGGCACTTCATATCAGAGTGGCTCATGCCAGTTTGAGGTACTGTCCCATTCGTTTATCTGTTCAACCTAAAGCAAGAGAGAACACAAATAATGCACACCCACTTTATATTCTTTAACTCCTGTGGCTGTCTACAACTACCAATAGTGAGGCACATTTCACACAGTTATCTTTCTATAATATGAATATCATTTTAACAACCTAAACAAAcaatggtgtttattttttaaatgttctgctGTTGCTGCCTCTTGGTacgtttacattttttataaagaaaaaaaaaactatccacAGCTCCATGGAAGATACAATTTCTTTGGTGTATTCTGTGAAGttgaaattatttgcaaatCCATAAATATGATGCACCAAATtattaactaaattaaatttcatattgtgacttttcattcatttttattttcattcagtttgcaAGCTGTAGTTGAGAGATGAAAGCACAGTACTTAAGAGTTATAGttggagagagacagcagtgagCTTTAATACGCTCTTCTATCTGTTATCTGTGTCTGCAGTAGATGAAGATGATTGTCCAGTAACCCCTCCCACAGTATCTGACTCAGGCTTAGGGTATGCCATTCTGACAGCAGTGGGGTCATTTATGCACAGCTGGGCGGCTGCATGTCAACAGAAAGGCTCTCTGATTGCATTATGTCATATTTTTATCCCTGAACCCCCAGTCACTGCTGGTTTCTGATGAGCAGAGTACAAGCACTCCCTTGAGTCATCTGTAATCACATCTAAGGGGATTGAATTGTCCCATTTCCTAATCACTGATTTACTTTTTCGTTATTTTCATTGGCCATTCGAGTGTGCCTGCATGCAAGAGACTGAAACCAGCAGATTTTTATTGGAGGCTTCTTCAGTGAAGGATAGGATCCCATTGGTGGTAATCCACATGCTGGTCTGTTATAGGTCCACCTGCCTTTGCTCTGGCCTGTCCACAGTTACAAAAGTAACTCATTAGCTGCAGTGAAACACAGTAAGGAGACTGCCAGGTGTAGCAGTTACATGCACGGATACTGAAACCTGAAGATCACAGATTCAATTCCCTTTGTTGTACATTTgagcaaaatatttaataagaCATTTTACCTTATGATGTCTTAATGGATAACATGTACAGCAAGTCACCATGCAAAAGGAGACTGATGTAAAGAGCTCAAGTAAATATTTTACCTTGTGGTGCACCTCTATCACAATCAGCCATGTTGAGCTGATATAAATATTAGCTAGATGACCTGACATATTACGTGCCTCATCAGTTTTGAACAATGttgaattcatttttctctctttcactgtttGCGTAGCAGTCAGTGGGTCAACACGCTGACCCTCTGCTCGAAGCAGACAAACTGAAGCATGTTTGCCTTATAGCTGCCTCTTAaagacagcagaaaaaaatgcagtattaCATCATTCCACCTGGGGGCCTATTACCACGCTTATGTAACTGGGACAAGTCAAAGGAA
This region of Anguilla anguilla isolate fAngAng1 chromosome 5, fAngAng1.pri, whole genome shotgun sequence genomic DNA includes:
- the LOC118227183 gene encoding CD209 antigen-like protein C isoform X2; amino-acid sequence: MHNKLTNEDDNELHPPHGCPKIRDKDKGLSEKHIFLSQNSSVANSNLKQLLGNYDLLTTVLMKVQTSYQETVNARDSMQRERDRDRQEKELLQEHKKDLMNEQTKLQTRVTALEKNCERCPAGWELLHSSCYFFPPTDAGQKLTWQQSREECKKSGADLAEIDSQEKQEFISRILNGKRRRPGHTYTSGYWIGLRDVETEGVWKWLNGTALTQGYWFDGEPNDSGSEDCAATYPYDIPLKTWNDAPCDFVLKWICEIKLQEP
- the LOC118227183 gene encoding C-type lectin domain family 4 member G-like isoform X1, whose protein sequence is MHNKLTNEDDNELHPPHGCPKIRDKVSMVRDINGPSNQIYRLSAMILGILCAVLMAVIIGLCISYKGLSEKHIFLSQNSSVANSNLKQLLGNYDLLTTVLMKVQTSYQETVNARDSMQRERDRDRQEKELLQEHKKDLMNEQTKLQTRVTALEKNCERCPAGWELLHSSCYFFPPTDAGQKLTWQQSREECKKSGADLAEIDSQEKQEFISRILNGKRRRPGHTYTSGYWIGLRDVETEGVWKWLNGTALTQGYWFDGEPNDSGSEDCAATYPYDIPLKTWNDAPCDFVLKWICEIKLQEP